The following are encoded in a window of Sutcliffiella horikoshii genomic DNA:
- the ftsZ gene encoding cell division protein FtsZ translates to MLDFDNSIDQLATIKVIGVGGGGNNAVNRMIEHGVQGVEFIAVNTDAQALNLSKAEVKMQIGGKLTRGLGAGANPEVGKKAAEESKEQLEEVLKGADMVFVTAGMGGGTGTGAAPVIAQIARDLGALTVGVVTRPFTFEGRKRATQAAGGIASMKEGVDTLIVIPNDRLLEIVDKNTPMLEAFREADNVLRQGVQGISDLIATPGLINLDFADVKTIMSNKGSALMGIGVATGENRAAEAAKKAVSSPLLETSIDGAQGVLMNITGGTNLSLYEVQEAADIVASASDQEVNMIFGSVINENLKDEIVVTVIATGFSEAEINHTKQGARPVFGAQKAPAQKPQQPQREVRREEPVQQQQEQQEPRRQQQPQQQEETLDIPTFLRNRNRRR, encoded by the coding sequence ATGTTAGATTTTGATAACAGTATCGATCAATTAGCTACCATAAAAGTAATCGGAGTTGGTGGAGGCGGAAACAACGCTGTAAACCGTATGATAGAGCATGGTGTTCAAGGAGTAGAGTTCATCGCTGTTAACACGGATGCTCAAGCTCTTAACCTATCAAAAGCAGAAGTAAAAATGCAAATCGGAGGCAAACTTACTCGTGGACTTGGAGCAGGTGCAAATCCTGAAGTAGGGAAAAAAGCTGCCGAAGAGAGTAAAGAGCAGTTAGAAGAAGTACTTAAAGGTGCAGACATGGTATTTGTCACAGCTGGTATGGGCGGAGGTACCGGTACTGGTGCAGCTCCTGTAATCGCACAAATTGCACGTGATCTTGGTGCATTGACTGTCGGTGTTGTAACAAGACCGTTTACTTTCGAAGGTCGTAAGCGTGCTACTCAAGCAGCTGGCGGTATTGCTTCCATGAAAGAAGGAGTAGATACGTTAATCGTTATCCCTAATGATCGTCTTCTTGAGATTGTTGATAAAAACACTCCAATGTTAGAAGCGTTCCGTGAAGCAGATAACGTCCTTCGTCAAGGTGTACAAGGTATCTCTGACCTGATTGCTACTCCAGGTTTAATCAACCTTGACTTTGCTGATGTGAAAACAATCATGTCCAACAAAGGTTCTGCATTGATGGGAATTGGTGTTGCTACAGGTGAAAACCGTGCAGCAGAAGCAGCGAAAAAAGCTGTATCTTCTCCTCTACTTGAAACTTCTATCGACGGAGCTCAAGGTGTATTAATGAACATTACAGGTGGCACTAACCTAAGCTTGTATGAAGTACAGGAAGCTGCAGACATCGTGGCATCTGCTTCTGATCAAGAAGTGAACATGATTTTCGGTTCTGTAATCAATGAAAACCTTAAAGACGAAATCGTTGTAACGGTTATCGCTACAGGGTTCAGCGAAGCAGAAATTAATCATACAAAACAAGGTGCACGTCCAGTGTTCGGCGCTCAAAAAGCTCCGGCGCAAAAGCCACAACAACCGCAACGCGAAGTTAGACGTGAAGAGCCTGTTCAACAACAACAGGAACAACAAGAGCCACGTCGCCAGCAACAACCACAGCAACAAGAAGAAACGTTGGATATCCCAACATTCTTACGAAACAGAAATCGCCGCCGCTAA
- the spoIIGA gene encoding sigma-E processing peptidase SpoIIGA, with protein sequence MTVYLDAIWLLNFGFDFLLLKITGIILKRKMVSWRLMLGAFLGSLIVVLMFTPLQSIVANPFVKMLFSLTIILAAFGFHRLRVFIENLIVFYVTTFSVGGGMLAVHYALQVDQRFANETVQSLTTGLGDPISWMFVLIGFPALLYLSKKQFHAVETRRFKYDQLATISITVEKEVISLPGLLDSGNQLLDPITKTPVMIVEVDSLHAFIPQEIIQAMDSIEQTQGWPTFSEETKWVERIRIIPYRAVGKSTSLMLAIKPDKAVIHHDGKQYETSKFLLGLTKTKLSSERDYVCILHPKMLQGEVVEQVS encoded by the coding sequence TTGACCGTATATTTAGATGCGATCTGGCTATTGAATTTTGGGTTTGATTTCCTGCTTTTAAAGATTACTGGTATCATCCTGAAACGAAAAATGGTGTCTTGGAGACTAATGCTGGGGGCATTTTTGGGTTCTTTAATTGTAGTACTCATGTTTACCCCACTACAGTCAATTGTTGCAAATCCATTCGTCAAAATGCTTTTCTCCCTCACGATTATACTCGCTGCATTCGGGTTCCATAGGCTCAGGGTATTTATAGAAAATCTAATTGTATTCTATGTTACTACCTTTTCTGTAGGCGGTGGTATGCTGGCAGTTCATTACGCCTTGCAAGTGGATCAACGTTTCGCCAATGAAACAGTTCAAAGCTTGACCACTGGACTTGGTGATCCTATTTCATGGATGTTCGTCCTCATCGGTTTTCCGGCCCTTTTATACTTATCAAAAAAGCAATTCCATGCAGTAGAAACAAGAAGATTTAAATATGATCAATTGGCCACTATCTCTATTACTGTTGAAAAGGAAGTGATTTCGTTACCAGGTCTTTTGGACAGTGGAAACCAGCTGTTAGATCCTATTACCAAAACCCCGGTCATGATTGTAGAGGTGGACTCTCTTCATGCATTTATCCCTCAAGAAATAATACAAGCCATGGACTCCATTGAACAAACACAAGGTTGGCCGACATTCTCAGAAGAGACGAAGTGGGTGGAGAGAATAAGAATCATTCCATATCGTGCAGTTGGAAAAAGCACCAGCTTGATGCTTGCAATTAAGCCGGATAAAGCTGTCATTCACCATGATGGCAAACAGTATGAAACAAGTAAATTTCTGCTGGGGCTGACAAAAACAAAACTCTCTTCCGAAAGGGATTATGTATGTATCCTCCATCCGAAAATGCTACAGGGGGAAGTAGTTGAGCAGGTTTCATGA
- the sigE gene encoding RNA polymerase sporulation sigma factor SigE has product MGKLKIKVTYLWYKLLIKLGLKTDEIYYIGGSEALPPPLSKEEEAHLLIKLPNGDQAARSILIERNLRLVVYIARKFENTGINIEDLISIGTIGLIKAVNTFNPEKKIKLATYASRCIENEILMYLRRNNKVRSEVSFDEPLNIDWDGNELLLSDVLGTEEDIITKDLEANVDRKLLLKALEQLNDREKQIMELRFGLIGGEEKTQKDVADMLGISQSYISRLEKRIIKRLRKEFNKMV; this is encoded by the coding sequence TTGGGGAAACTAAAGATTAAGGTTACTTATTTATGGTATAAATTATTAATCAAGCTCGGATTGAAGACAGATGAAATTTATTATATAGGAGGAAGTGAAGCACTACCTCCTCCATTATCAAAAGAAGAAGAGGCACACCTGCTCATCAAACTGCCTAATGGGGATCAAGCTGCAAGATCCATCTTAATAGAACGAAACTTGAGACTTGTTGTGTACATCGCAAGAAAGTTCGAAAACACGGGCATAAATATTGAAGATTTGATCAGTATTGGAACAATTGGGCTTATTAAAGCGGTAAATACATTCAATCCTGAGAAAAAAATCAAACTTGCAACTTATGCTTCCCGCTGCATCGAGAATGAAATTTTAATGTATCTGCGCAGGAACAATAAGGTTCGTTCAGAAGTATCATTTGATGAACCTTTGAATATCGACTGGGATGGGAATGAATTGTTGCTATCTGATGTGTTAGGAACTGAGGAAGATATCATCACAAAAGATCTGGAAGCAAATGTTGATCGAAAACTTCTATTGAAAGCTTTAGAACAATTAAATGATAGGGAAAAACAAATTATGGAACTACGCTTTGGACTTATTGGCGGTGAAGAAAAAACGCAAAAAGATGTGGCAGATATGCTAGGAATTTCGCAATCATATATATCCCGTTTAGAAAAACGTATTATTAAAAGACTTCGAAAAGAATTCAACAAAATGGTGTAA
- the sigG gene encoding RNA polymerase sporulation sigma factor SigG yields MTRNKVEICGVDTSKLPVLKNEEMRKLFREMQGGELSAREKLVNGNLRLVLSVIQRFNNRGEFVDDLFQVGCIGLMKSIDNFDLGQNVKFSTYAVPMIIGEIRRYLRDNNPIRVSRSLRDIAYKALQVRERLMSETSREPTAEEIAKVLEVPHEEIVFALDAIQDPVSLFEPIYNDGGDPIYVLDQISDEKNKDIQWIEEIALKEGMRRLNDREKLILRKRFFQGKTQMEVADEIGISQAQVSRLEKAAIKQMNKNIQS; encoded by the coding sequence ATGACACGTAATAAGGTAGAGATTTGTGGAGTAGACACCTCTAAACTTCCCGTTTTGAAAAATGAAGAAATGAGGAAGTTGTTTCGCGAAATGCAAGGTGGTGAGCTTTCTGCTCGTGAAAAGCTTGTGAATGGTAATTTAAGGCTTGTATTAAGTGTTATTCAACGGTTTAACAACCGTGGAGAATTTGTCGATGACTTATTTCAGGTAGGATGTATTGGATTAATGAAATCCATTGATAACTTTGATTTAGGTCAGAATGTTAAATTTTCTACATATGCAGTACCGATGATCATCGGGGAAATCAGACGTTATCTTCGTGACAATAACCCAATTAGAGTATCAAGGTCGTTACGTGATATCGCCTATAAAGCACTGCAAGTGAGAGAAAGATTGATGAGTGAAACATCCAGAGAGCCAACAGCTGAAGAGATTGCAAAGGTATTAGAAGTGCCTCACGAAGAGATTGTTTTCGCCCTAGATGCTATCCAAGATCCTGTATCATTGTTTGAGCCAATTTACAATGATGGAGGAGATCCTATCTATGTTTTAGATCAGATTAGTGATGAAAAGAACAAGGATATCCAATGGATAGAGGAGATTGCGCTTAAAGAAGGAATGAGACGCCTGAATGACAGGGAAAAGCTTATTTTGAGAAAACGTTTCTTTCAAGGAAAAACACAGATGGAAGTTGCTGATGAAATCGGAATTTCGCAAGCTCAAGTATCTCGACTGGAAAAGGCGGCAATCAAGCAGATGAATAAAAATATTCAAAGCTAA
- a CDS encoding YlmC/YmxH family sporulation protein, producing MVKISDFQTKDVVSVSDGKKLGNIGDIDINLTNGKIEAIIITGGGKMLGFFGKDEEVVIPWRNIVKIGADVILVRYQTKVETTYEE from the coding sequence ATGGTGAAAATATCTGATTTTCAAACGAAAGATGTTGTTAGTGTTTCTGATGGGAAAAAACTAGGTAATATTGGTGATATAGATATAAATCTAACGAATGGGAAAATTGAAGCGATTATCATTACCGGTGGTGGAAAAATGCTTGGTTTTTTCGGAAAGGATGAGGAAGTCGTAATCCCTTGGCGTAATATTGTCAAAATTGGTGCAGACGTCATTCTTGTGCGTTATCAAACAAAGGTAGAGACAACATATGAGGAATGA
- the pgeF gene encoding peptidoglycan editing factor PgeF: protein MTEPFVLEKEQALSLPAWKKENSNLIVGFTTKNGGVSEGQFSTLNMGLHVNDSVEAVCQNKEILASMFNMPTENWVGCDQTHEDKIIKVDSNDKGKGVCSYNTTLAGTDGIYTDCEDILLTLCFADCVPLYFYSKEHSLVGIAHAGWKGTVKNIGGHMINRWVEDGVNMDTIQVAIGPAISAQAYIVDDYVINRIVDALPAVEKEKYMKEVSSGQYALDLKKVNYELLLQAGVNKNNILCSSFCTSSDESLFFSHRRDKGKTGRMMSFIGLKGADFA from the coding sequence ATGACGGAGCCATTTGTTCTGGAAAAAGAACAAGCACTGTCCCTCCCTGCTTGGAAAAAGGAAAATTCCAACCTTATTGTCGGATTTACGACGAAAAATGGAGGAGTCAGTGAAGGACAATTCAGTACATTGAATATGGGGTTGCATGTCAATGATTCAGTCGAAGCTGTTTGTCAAAATAAAGAAATTTTGGCAAGTATGTTTAATATGCCTACAGAGAATTGGGTAGGATGCGACCAAACACATGAAGATAAAATCATTAAAGTAGACAGCAATGATAAGGGAAAAGGTGTTTGCTCTTACAACACTACTTTGGCAGGAACGGACGGCATTTATACAGATTGTGAAGACATTTTATTAACACTATGTTTTGCTGATTGTGTGCCATTGTACTTTTATTCTAAGGAGCATTCGCTTGTTGGAATTGCTCATGCCGGCTGGAAGGGTACCGTGAAAAATATTGGCGGTCACATGATCAACAGATGGGTGGAAGATGGCGTTAACATGGATACCATTCAAGTAGCCATTGGACCAGCCATATCGGCACAAGCATATATTGTAGATGATTATGTTATTAATAGAATAGTGGATGCACTTCCTGCTGTAGAAAAGGAAAAATACATGAAAGAAGTTTCAAGCGGGCAGTATGCTCTTGATCTTAAAAAAGTCAACTACGAACTTCTTTTACAAGCTGGTGTGAATAAGAATAACATCCTTTGCAGCTCTTTTTGTACAAGCTCTGATGAATCCTTATTCTTTTCCCATCGTCGGGATAAAGGGAAAACAGGAAGAATGATGAGTTTTATCGGTTTGAAAGGAGCGGATTTTGCATGA
- a CDS encoding YggS family pyridoxal phosphate-dependent enzyme yields the protein MNQPSVESNLSEIQQNIRDACHNVNRSVEEVKIIAVTKYVSTERAQEAINSGVKHLGENRDDGFLKKWDAISNEATWHYIGTLQSKKVKNIIGKVDYIHSLDRKSLAEEIHKRAEKAVKCFIQVNVSGEDSKHGLAPEEVPGFIKTISDLHNIQIVGLMTMAPFTEEEELLRNCFRGLKSLQQEIQSMNLPFAPCTELSMGMSNDYKIAIEEGATFIRIGSALVGNEQ from the coding sequence ATGAACCAACCATCAGTCGAATCAAATCTTTCCGAAATTCAACAAAATATCAGAGATGCCTGTCACAATGTCAATCGTTCAGTAGAAGAGGTTAAGATTATTGCCGTAACAAAATATGTATCAACAGAGCGTGCCCAAGAGGCCATAAACTCTGGTGTAAAACATCTTGGTGAAAATCGGGATGATGGCTTTTTAAAGAAATGGGATGCAATTTCCAATGAGGCAACGTGGCATTACATTGGTACTTTACAATCTAAAAAAGTGAAAAATATCATCGGTAAAGTTGATTATATTCACTCCTTGGACCGCAAGTCCCTAGCAGAAGAAATACATAAGAGGGCAGAAAAAGCCGTTAAATGCTTTATACAAGTAAATGTATCAGGGGAAGATTCTAAACATGGGCTAGCGCCAGAAGAAGTCCCGGGTTTTATAAAAACGATCTCAGACCTTCATAACATTCAAATCGTCGGTTTAATGACCATGGCCCCTTTTACAGAGGAAGAAGAACTATTACGAAATTGTTTCCGCGGATTGAAGTCTCTGCAACAAGAAATTCAATCGATGAACCTTCCGTTTGCGCCATGTACAGAGTTGTCCATGGGGATGTCCAATGACTACAAGATTGCCATTGAAGAAGGTGCAACATTTATCCGAATCGGAAGTGCACTTGTAGGAAACGAACAATAA
- a CDS encoding cell division protein SepF, translated as MTIKSKFKSFFALDDEEYEYKESEVYEEEEVVEEPRRTRSGTTQQPASRQNVVSLQSVQKTSKVVLYEPRSYSEAQDVADHLKNRRAIIVNLQRIDMDQAKRIVDFLSGTVYAIGGDIQRIGQNIFLCTPDNVDVSGSISEIMQQEQEEYTDKRW; from the coding sequence ATGACAATAAAATCAAAATTCAAAAGTTTTTTTGCCTTAGATGATGAAGAATATGAGTACAAAGAATCGGAAGTATACGAGGAAGAAGAAGTGGTAGAGGAGCCAAGAAGAACAAGATCCGGCACCACACAACAACCTGCTTCTAGACAGAACGTTGTCAGTCTGCAAAGTGTACAGAAGACATCTAAAGTGGTACTTTATGAACCTAGATCCTATTCGGAAGCACAAGACGTTGCCGACCATTTAAAGAACCGCCGCGCCATCATCGTCAACTTGCAGCGAATTGATATGGATCAAGCAAAAAGAATTGTAGATTTCCTAAGTGGCACCGTATACGCCATCGGTGGAGATATCCAGCGCATTGGACAGAATATCTTCCTATGCACTCCAGACAACGTGGATGTATCCGGGTCTATTTCTGAAATTATGCAGCAAGAACAGGAAGAATATACAGACAAGAGGTGGTAG
- a CDS encoding YggT family protein — protein sequence MDVFFRLLNDLVFIYTIALIIYIFMSWFPGARESSFGRILGRICEPYLDMFRRIIPPLGMIDISPIVAIFVLRYAVLGLAALFRMLGLY from the coding sequence ATGGATGTTTTTTTTAGGTTATTGAACGATTTAGTTTTTATTTACACGATAGCTTTAATCATCTATATTTTTATGTCTTGGTTCCCAGGAGCAAGGGAATCATCATTTGGGAGGATCCTAGGAAGGATATGTGAGCCTTATCTTGATATGTTCCGCCGCATCATTCCGCCGCTAGGAATGATTGATATTTCTCCAATTGTGGCTATTTTCGTATTACGATATGCTGTCTTAGGGCTTGCAGCATTATTTAGAATGCTGGGATTATATTAA
- a CDS encoding RNA-binding protein: protein MSIYQHFRQEEHDFIDQVLEWKDTVIEQYASKLTDFLDPREQEIVKSVVGNHEDVKLAFHGGAEGAERKRALLYPPYLEPTAEDFQLKAYNLSYPEKFVKIEHRQVLGSLMGIGLKRSKFGDIYFHDSSIQIVLSAEVSAFVEMQLQEVGKVKVSLNELPLEEITSTVTSWEEASTTAASLRLDVMIASIYNLSRQKAQLLIGGKKVKINWKLVEQTAFECQEGDILSVRGFGRSKLLTVDGKTKKDKWRIIVGKQK from the coding sequence ATGAGTATTTATCAACATTTTCGTCAAGAAGAGCATGATTTTATTGATCAAGTCTTGGAATGGAAGGATACCGTTATAGAACAGTATGCCTCCAAACTCACGGATTTTCTTGATCCCCGTGAGCAAGAAATTGTGAAAAGCGTTGTAGGCAATCATGAGGATGTTAAGCTTGCTTTTCATGGTGGAGCGGAAGGTGCCGAAAGAAAGCGCGCCCTCTTGTATCCTCCATACCTCGAACCCACTGCAGAAGATTTCCAATTAAAAGCGTATAATCTTTCCTATCCGGAGAAGTTTGTGAAAATAGAACACCGCCAAGTGCTTGGGTCCTTGATGGGGATTGGTCTAAAAAGAAGCAAATTTGGTGATATCTATTTTCACGATAGTAGTATCCAAATAGTACTAAGCGCAGAAGTGAGTGCTTTTGTTGAGATGCAATTACAAGAAGTGGGGAAAGTGAAGGTTTCCTTAAATGAGTTGCCTCTTGAGGAAATAACATCTACAGTAACAAGCTGGGAAGAGGCTTCTACGACGGCTGCATCCCTGCGGTTGGATGTTATGATCGCCTCCATCTACAATCTTTCCAGACAAAAGGCGCAATTATTGATTGGTGGCAAGAAGGTGAAGATTAACTGGAAGCTTGTTGAACAGACAGCCTTTGAATGCCAGGAAGGGGACATCCTTTCTGTAAGGGGATTTGGAAGAAGTAAACTTTTAACTGTAGATGGAAAAACCAAGAAAGATAAATGGAGAATTATTGTAGGAAAACAAAAATAA
- a CDS encoding DivIVA domain-containing protein, whose product MPLTPLDIHNKEFNKAFRGYDEDEVNEFLDQVIKDYEMILREKKEHEEKAKELNDRLSHFNTIEETLNKSILVAQESAEDVRRNAQKEAKLIIKEAEKNADRIINESLLKSRKLQVEIDELKKQSKIFRNRFKMLVEAQLELIDNDDWEHLMEYEEKDKELEESGV is encoded by the coding sequence ATGCCCTTAACACCACTTGATATTCACAATAAAGAGTTTAACAAGGCTTTTCGCGGTTACGATGAAGATGAAGTAAATGAATTTCTTGACCAGGTAATCAAGGACTATGAAATGATTCTGCGTGAAAAGAAAGAACATGAGGAAAAGGCCAAAGAGTTGAATGACCGATTGTCTCACTTTAACACGATTGAAGAAACGTTAAATAAGTCCATTCTAGTGGCACAAGAATCCGCAGAGGATGTCAGAAGAAATGCCCAGAAAGAAGCAAAACTGATTATCAAGGAAGCGGAAAAAAATGCTGACCGTATTATTAATGAATCTTTATTAAAGTCAAGAAAGCTTCAAGTGGAAATAGACGAATTGAAGAAGCAATCAAAGATCTTCCGCAACCGTTTCAAGATGCTTGTTGAAGCGCAGTTGGAACTAATCGACAATGATGACTGGGAACATTTAATGGAATATGAAGAAAAAGATAAAGAATTAGAAGAAAGTGGAGTATAA
- the ileS gene encoding isoleucine--tRNA ligase, with translation MEYKDTLLMPKTEFPMRGNLPNREPQLQQKWDEMDIYKKVQDRTKDRPMYVLHDGPPYANGDIHMGHALNKVLKDFIVRYKSMSGYHAPYVPGWDTHGLPIETALTKNKKVKRKEMSVADFRKLCEEYAYDQVDRQREQFMRLGVRGDWFNPYITLKPEYEAQQIKVFGEMAKNGLIYKGLKPVYWSPSSESALAEAEIEYQDKRSPSIYVAFKVEDGKGVLDGSESFIIWTTTPWTIPANLGIAVHADLDYSVVEVNGSKFIIAAELFETVSSTLEWEDAKVVKTLKGAELEHVVAKHPLYDRTSLVMLGEHVTTDAGTGCVHTAPGHGEDDFIIGKKYGLDVLCPVDAKGNMTEEAPGFEGLFYDEANKPITEKLQEAGALLKLNFITHSYPHDWRTKKPTIFRATAQWFASIDKIRDQLLEAVAETKWVPAWGETRLYNMVRDRGDWCISRQRAWGVPIPVFYAENGLEIITDETIDHVSALFREHGSNIWFEKEAKDLLPEGFTHEGSPNGTFFKEMDIMDVWFDSGSSHQSVLEERDDLQRPADLYLEGSDQYRGWFNSSLTTSVAVTGKAPYKGILSHGFALDGEGRKMSKSLGNVVLPSKVMNQLGADILRLWVASVDYQSDVRVSDNILKQVAEVYRKIRNTFRFLLGNLADFDPTVNAVDVKDLREVDRYMMVKLNNLITKVKKSYEDYEFAGIYHAVHNFCTIELSSFYLDFAKDILYIEGKDQHDRRAIQTVLYETLLALTKLVTPILPHTADEVWSHIDFVKEESVQLVDMPDVLPVDGADAIEEKWDKFMALRDDVLKALEVARNEKVIGKSLAAKITLYPNAETKALLDSIEENVQQLFIVSGLEVAGVKEEAPESAHVFEGVAISVTPAEGETCDRCWVVTPTVGEDKDHPTLCVRCATVVKENYSA, from the coding sequence ATGGAATACAAAGATACGTTACTAATGCCTAAAACCGAATTCCCAATGCGCGGAAACCTACCAAACCGCGAACCGCAACTACAACAAAAATGGGACGAAATGGATATCTACAAAAAAGTGCAAGACCGCACAAAAGATCGCCCAATGTATGTCTTGCACGACGGACCTCCATATGCAAACGGAGACATCCATATGGGTCACGCACTCAACAAAGTCCTAAAAGACTTCATCGTCCGCTACAAATCCATGAGCGGTTACCATGCGCCATATGTTCCAGGTTGGGATACACACGGTCTGCCAATTGAAACAGCTCTTACAAAAAACAAAAAAGTAAAACGCAAAGAAATGTCCGTAGCAGACTTCCGTAAATTATGTGAAGAGTATGCATATGACCAAGTAGATCGCCAACGTGAGCAATTTATGCGCCTAGGTGTACGTGGTGACTGGTTCAATCCATATATCACATTAAAACCTGAATATGAAGCACAACAGATTAAAGTGTTCGGAGAAATGGCGAAGAACGGATTAATCTATAAAGGCTTAAAGCCGGTTTATTGGTCTCCTTCCAGTGAATCTGCACTTGCAGAAGCGGAAATCGAGTATCAAGATAAGCGTTCTCCTTCCATTTATGTAGCCTTTAAGGTAGAAGACGGAAAAGGTGTACTAGATGGTTCTGAGAGCTTCATCATCTGGACGACCACTCCATGGACCATTCCTGCTAACCTTGGAATTGCGGTGCATGCAGATCTAGATTATAGTGTAGTCGAAGTAAATGGCAGCAAGTTCATCATCGCTGCAGAACTGTTTGAAACGGTATCTAGCACACTTGAGTGGGAAGATGCGAAAGTTGTGAAAACACTTAAAGGGGCAGAACTTGAGCATGTAGTTGCTAAACACCCTTTATATGACCGTACTTCGTTAGTAATGCTTGGTGAACATGTAACGACTGACGCAGGAACAGGCTGTGTTCACACTGCTCCAGGTCACGGGGAAGATGACTTTATCATCGGAAAGAAATATGGCCTTGATGTATTATGTCCGGTTGATGCAAAAGGAAATATGACAGAAGAAGCACCAGGCTTTGAAGGACTTTTCTATGATGAAGCTAACAAGCCAATCACAGAAAAACTTCAAGAAGCAGGCGCGCTGTTAAAATTAAACTTTATCACGCACTCCTATCCACATGACTGGCGTACAAAAAAGCCGACTATTTTCCGTGCAACAGCACAATGGTTTGCTTCCATCGATAAAATCAGGGACCAATTGCTGGAAGCAGTAGCAGAAACAAAGTGGGTACCAGCATGGGGAGAAACTCGCCTTTACAACATGGTTCGTGACCGTGGAGACTGGTGTATCTCTCGTCAACGTGCATGGGGTGTTCCGATTCCTGTGTTCTATGCAGAAAACGGCCTGGAAATTATCACAGACGAAACGATCGATCATGTATCTGCTCTGTTCAGAGAGCATGGATCTAATATCTGGTTTGAAAAAGAAGCGAAAGACTTGCTTCCAGAAGGTTTCACACATGAAGGAAGCCCAAATGGTACTTTCTTTAAAGAGATGGACATCATGGACGTATGGTTTGATTCCGGTTCGTCCCATCAATCCGTTCTAGAAGAAAGAGATGACCTGCAACGTCCTGCTGACCTTTACCTTGAAGGTTCTGACCAATATCGAGGATGGTTCAACTCTTCTTTGACGACAAGTGTAGCAGTAACAGGAAAGGCTCCTTATAAAGGAATCTTGAGTCACGGTTTCGCACTTGATGGTGAAGGGCGCAAAATGAGTAAATCACTAGGTAACGTAGTTCTTCCATCTAAGGTAATGAACCAACTTGGTGCAGATATTCTTCGCTTATGGGTAGCTTCCGTTGATTATCAATCTGACGTGAGAGTGTCTGATAATATCTTAAAGCAAGTAGCCGAAGTGTATCGTAAAATCCGTAACACTTTCCGCTTCCTGCTTGGTAACCTAGCTGACTTTGATCCAACCGTAAATGCGGTGGATGTAAAGGATCTTCGCGAAGTGGACCGTTACATGATGGTCAAACTTAACAACTTAATCACGAAAGTGAAAAAGTCCTATGAAGATTACGAGTTTGCTGGCATCTATCATGCTGTACACAACTTCTGTACGATTGAATTAAGTTCCTTCTACCTTGACTTTGCGAAGGATATTCTTTACATCGAAGGAAAAGATCAGCATGACCGCCGAGCTATCCAGACCGTTCTTTATGAGACATTGCTTGCACTTACAAAACTTGTAACACCAATACTTCCTCATACAGCTGACGAAGTATGGTCACACATCGATTTTGTAAAAGAAGAGAGTGTCCAACTTGTTGATATGCCGGATGTATTGCCTGTTGACGGTGCAGATGCGATTGAAGAAAAATGGGATAAATTCATGGCATTACGTGACGATGTGTTAAAAGCGTTAGAGGTTGCCCGTAACGAAAAAGTTATCGGGAAATCCCTTGCTGCAAAAATCACTTTATATCCGAATGCGGAAACTAAGGCTTTGCTAGATTCCATCGAAGAAAATGTTCAGCAATTGTTCATCGTTTCCGGTTTGGAAGTTGCTGGCGTGAAAGAAGAAGCTCCAGAGAGTGCTCATGTGTTTGAAGGAGTAGCCATTTCGGTTACGCCTGCTGAAGGTGAAACATGTGACCGCTGCTGGGTTGTCACACCGACAGTTGGAGAAGATAAAGATCATCCAACACTTTGTGTTCGCTGTGCAACTGTAGTGAAAGAAAATTATAGTGCTTAA